The Geomonas ferrireducens DNA segment CATCGGCGCCGGAGCGCTCGGCGCCGTCTATGGCAGCCTCCTTTTTACCCACGACCGTGACTCGGTCTTCTTCATCGCCGACGGGTCCCGCCGCGAAAAGCTGGCGGCCGACGGGGTGCTCGTGAACGGTACAAGTTTTCCCATCCCGGCGTTCACCCCGGAAGAGGCGCCCATCGCGGACCTGGTCATCGTGGCGGTGAAGCACCGGCAGCTCGACGAGGCGATTGCCGGCATCCGCCGCGTCGTCGGTGAGCGCACCGTCATCCTCTCGGTCATGAACGGCATCGACAGCGAGGAGCGCATCGCGGCGGTGTACGGCTGGGACAAGGTGCTGTACGCCCTGTCGCTCGGCATCGATGCCGTCCGCGAAGGTAACGCGGTCACCTACCAGAACCTCGGACGCATCCTCTTCGGCGAGCGTGACAACACCGAGCAAAACGAGCGGGTCCGCCTTGTCGGCGACCTTTTCCGGCGTGCCGGCATCAACCACGAGGTGCCGCCGGACATGGTGCGCAGCCTCTGGTTCAAGTACATGATCAACGTGGGCGTGAACCAGGTATCCGCCGTACTCGGCATGACCTACGGCGCCATCAGGGAGTCCGCCCGCGCGCGGGAAATGATGGACGCCGCCATGCGCGAGGTTATCGCCGTTGCCGCGGCCAAAAAGGTGGATCTTTCCGAGCGTGACCTGGAGGAGTGGTACCGCGTACTTGGAACCTTGGGCGCTTCCGGGAAGACCTCGATGCTCCAGGATGTGGAAGCGGGACGTCCGGCCGAGGTGGACATGCTGGCCGGAACCATGATCGCCATGGGCGAGCAGTATCGGATCCCGACGCCGGTGAACCGGGAGCTTTTCACCGAACTGAAGCGGATTGAAAACGAGAAGGAGAGGGGGAAGATGACGATTTCACGCACCGTGGACTTCATTCTCGAGCTTGACAAGCTGAAGAGCGTGACCCGCAAGAACCGTTCAAAGGGGAGTGACCGCTACGAGAACTCGGCCGAGCACAGCTGGCATATCGCCATGATGGCCTACTCGCTCCAGCCCTATGCCCGGACTGTGCTGGACATGCACCGTGTTGTCGGTATGCTCCTCGTGCACGATGTGGGGGAGATCGATACCGGGGACACCATCGTTTATGCGACCGAGGGATGGGAAGAGCGTAAGGCCGCCGAACTGGAGGCGGTGCGGAGGATCTTCGGGATGGTGCAGGAACCGCAGCGCTCCTTTTTCCTGGGCCTCTGGCTCGAGTTCGAGGAAGCCGTAACCCCGGAGGCGCGTTTCGCCCACGCCGCCGACCGCGCCATTCCGGCTCTGCTCAACCTGGCGAACGAGGGGCAGAGCTGGCGCGAAAACGGCATCAGCTACCAACGGGTGATAGGACGCATCGGGCCTCCTATCGAGGCGGGCTGCCCGGCGTTGTGGGAGTACCTGCGGGGGCGCCTTGCCGAGGAAAACGAGAAGGGGTGGTTCGGGGAGGATCGATGAGGAAACTTGCAAGCTTCGCCGTTGCGCTCTTTTTAGTCGCCGTCACGGCTTCCGGCGTCGGTGCGGAACCGCTGGCGATAACCCCCTTTTACACCTTCAACCAGAATCCCCTTGTGCAGATCTACGGTCTGCCGGCGGCGGAGAGCGCCGTCGTGCAGCCGGCTGGGCGGGGTTGGGGGCTTCTGGCCTTCGACGTCGCGAACAGCGATGTCGATAACGAGAACGCACGGGAGCGTCTGCTTCTGGACGGCGAGAGCGAGCGGAGCACGCTCGCCTTTCGCTACGGCGTCGCAGAGAACCTCGAACTCGGTTTCGATCTCCCCATGGTGGCCTACAACGGGGGGATCTTCGACGGCTTCATCAAACAATGGCACCGCTTCTTCGGGCTACCCCAGGGAAACCGCTTGAGCTCGCCCGACGACCGGCTCCTTTTCCTGTACGAGCGTGATGGGGAGGAGCGGCTTCGCATGGAAAACGCCACCTTCCGCTTGGGCGACGTCCGGCTCAACGGCGCATGGCAGCTGTACCACGACCGTAGCGTCAACCCGCGCGCGCTTGCGCTGCGTGCCAGCGTGAAGCTTCCAACCGGAAGCAGCTCGAGGCTTACCGGCAGCGGCAGCACCGACCTGGCCCTTTGGCTTACCGGAAGCGATGACTACCAACTCCCGGGGAAATGGGGGCATGCGACCCTCTTCGGTGCGCTCGGCGGCATGGGGCTCACCGATGGGGATGTGTTGAAGGGACAGCAGGAGAATCTGGTCGGTTTCGGAACCGTCGGCGGAGGCTGGTCCCCGCGCGACTTCATCGCCTTCAAGGTGCAGTTTTCCGGGCACACCGCCTTCTACAAGGACAGCGACCTGAGCGAGCTGACCTCCCCCGCCGTGCAGCTTCTTTTCGGCGGCACCTACGCCTTCACCCCCTCGACAACGCTCGATATCGCCCTTTCCGAGGACATCATCGTCGGCGCCTCTCCGGACGTCGCCCTTCACCTCGCTCTGGGGCAGCGCTTCTAGGGCGAAGGAGTTGCTCCGCTAAGCCTGCTGTTCAACTACTTCCTGATTCGCCGTTCGCTGAACGGACATGATGCTCGGCAGGTTGCCTTCGATCCAGTCCGCCAGGGCCTCCACTTTCAGCCCGATCTCCCTTCCGAGCGGGGTCAGCGAGTATTCCACGTGTGGCGGCACCACAGGAAACGAGACCCTACAGACAAAGCCGTCCCTCTCCAGGTACTGAAGCGTCTGCGCAAGCATCTTTTCACTCACTCCTCCCACCTTGCGCCGCAGTTCACTGAATCGGTGCGTCCCTCCCATAAGGGCGACAAGTACCAGGACCCCCCACTGGCTGGTCACATGCTTCAGTATTTCACGCGAGGGGCACTGCGTGGAGAACAGCTCTCCGCGGCGCATCTGATCCGCCAGGCTAACGGTTTTCGACTCACTCATGATACTTACCTTTTTGTGCGTACTTACTTTTTGAAAGTATTGTTGTTATGCTCCACCTGTAACATACATCGCACCCGGACATAAAGGAGTTAGTCACATGATCGTCATTACCGGAGCTACCGGACAGTTAGGTCGTCTCGTAATCGCATCGCTTCTGAAGAAAGTGCCGGCCTCGAGCATCGTTGCCGCCGTACGGAATCCGGACAAGGCAAAAGATCTCGCCTCCCTGGGAGTGCAGGTCCGAAAGGCCGACTACAACGCTCCCGAGAGCTGGAAGGCGGCGCTTGCCGGAGCCGAAAAGGTCCTGCTCATCTCCTCAAGCGAGGTCGGGCAGCGCATCAACCAGCATCGCACCGTCATCGAAGCAGCCAGGGAAGCGGACGTGAAACTGCTTGCCTATACCAGCCTGCTGCATGCCGACACCTCGCCCCTCGGCCTTGCCGCCGAGCACCTTGCCACCGAAACCATGATCCGCGACTCCGGCGTACCGTTCGTGATGCTGCGCAACGGCTGGTACACCGAGAACTACGCCGCCAGTGTTCCTTCGGCGGTCGAGCATGGAGCCTTCTACGGCTCCGCCGGCGAAGGCCGGATCGCGTCGGCCGCCCGTGCCGACTACGCGGAAGCCGCCGTCGCCGTGCTCACCGGGGAAGGGGAGGGGGGACGGGTCTACGAACTGGCCGGCGACACCGCCTACACCCTCACCGAGTTCGCCGCCGAGATTTCCCGGCAGTACGGCAAACAGGTGAACTACGTGAACCTTCCCGAGCTCGAGTTCAAAAAACTGCTCGTATCCGTCGGACTTCCCGAGCCTTTTGCCGCACTTTTGGCCGACTCAGACAGCGGCGCAGCCAGGGGAGGCCTCTTCGACGGCGGTCACCAGTTGAGCGCCCTGATCGGCAGGCCGACCACCTCTCCCGCAGCGGTGATAGCCCAGGGCAAAATAGGCGCCTGAAGTAGCTAAACCGCTACGTTCCAAATGCAAAGAAGCCCGCCGGGATCCCCCGGCGGGCTTCTTGTCGCTTTTATTGCCACCGCTTAAATCATTTTTGCTCACCGGCCAGTCGCTCGCACAGGTCCTTGAACGCCTTGGTATCCACCTTGAGTTCCACCGGTTTGCCGTTGTCCTGGTAACCGATGGTGACGAGGCCGCCGACGATCTCGTGCTCCATCTCGGCGAAGAGTACGGCCCGCGGATTGATGAGGAGATTGCCTGAGCGGAGAAAACCTCTGTTCTCG contains these protein-coding regions:
- a CDS encoding DUF3187 family protein; translation: MRKLASFAVALFLVAVTASGVGAEPLAITPFYTFNQNPLVQIYGLPAAESAVVQPAGRGWGLLAFDVANSDVDNENARERLLLDGESERSTLAFRYGVAENLELGFDLPMVAYNGGIFDGFIKQWHRFFGLPQGNRLSSPDDRLLFLYERDGEERLRMENATFRLGDVRLNGAWQLYHDRSVNPRALALRASVKLPTGSSSRLTGSGSTDLALWLTGSDDYQLPGKWGHATLFGALGGMGLTDGDVLKGQQENLVGFGTVGGGWSPRDFIAFKVQFSGHTAFYKDSDLSELTSPAVQLLFGGTYAFTPSTTLDIALSEDIIVGASPDVALHLALGQRF
- a CDS encoding SDR family oxidoreductase, yielding MIVITGATGQLGRLVIASLLKKVPASSIVAAVRNPDKAKDLASLGVQVRKADYNAPESWKAALAGAEKVLLISSSEVGQRINQHRTVIEAAREADVKLLAYTSLLHADTSPLGLAAEHLATETMIRDSGVPFVMLRNGWYTENYAASVPSAVEHGAFYGSAGEGRIASAARADYAEAAVAVLTGEGEGGRVYELAGDTAYTLTEFAAEISRQYGKQVNYVNLPELEFKKLLVSVGLPEPFAALLADSDSGAARGGLFDGGHQLSALIGRPTTSPAAVIAQGKIGA
- a CDS encoding 2-dehydropantoate 2-reductase, with the protein product MNRPIQKIAIIGAGALGAVYGSLLFTHDRDSVFFIADGSRREKLAADGVLVNGTSFPIPAFTPEEAPIADLVIVAVKHRQLDEAIAGIRRVVGERTVILSVMNGIDSEERIAAVYGWDKVLYALSLGIDAVREGNAVTYQNLGRILFGERDNTEQNERVRLVGDLFRRAGINHEVPPDMVRSLWFKYMINVGVNQVSAVLGMTYGAIRESARAREMMDAAMREVIAVAAAKKVDLSERDLEEWYRVLGTLGASGKTSMLQDVEAGRPAEVDMLAGTMIAMGEQYRIPTPVNRELFTELKRIENEKERGKMTISRTVDFILELDKLKSVTRKNRSKGSDRYENSAEHSWHIAMMAYSLQPYARTVLDMHRVVGMLLVHDVGEIDTGDTIVYATEGWEERKAAELEAVRRIFGMVQEPQRSFFLGLWLEFEEAVTPEARFAHAADRAIPALLNLANEGQSWRENGISYQRVIGRIGPPIEAGCPALWEYLRGRLAEENEKGWFGEDR
- a CDS encoding winged helix-turn-helix transcriptional regulator, translating into MSESKTVSLADQMRRGELFSTQCPSREILKHVTSQWGVLVLVALMGGTHRFSELRRKVGGVSEKMLAQTLQYLERDGFVCRVSFPVVPPHVEYSLTPLGREIGLKVEALADWIEGNLPSIMSVQRTANQEVVEQQA